A region of Drosophila suzukii chromosome 2L, CBGP_Dsuzu_IsoJpt1.0, whole genome shotgun sequence DNA encodes the following proteins:
- the LOC108009623 gene encoding uncharacterized protein — protein MRRRTLRWRSSACRDDGSPPRRGKCQDYRFHRTETYPSIRPMEPRCVPHQDEAITRLGNALEADGCGRPFDMVKDDVLLAWRHSPHKDTLGFYGVGSPTHQPESVVFNRVLADCLVKVSSVGSRQGRPKKTISTPPRISPTGTYTSPQLCKPFILNRQALQSELQLMPYVKQQLEPGKAFETIYCPDPPDPSDPFGVKHQLQTGISRSRDFKPKKVPNGLRRRPWYCPMDCGEARNGCTQYEWARYKLDPRPHNKEFQDWLQEQREKKSMEPRDYDQLYERFLKCFEQKPSPDPLCKIYEDCCKHKKSRKEDNQGGGDGHGGNGVGQQPERPGESPPDQGIPNDGDKPGTGKEKKDNEKGNNEGADGTGDYKDEGDGNDKNKVVEKDKHKNIFINKDEDKDNIKERVAEKKKNKVIRKDKDEDISKDQADDEFKNIHKHKNENKNKNRHKNKIKNKNEEKVNEDENFKIEKRKPESDVIKKEIPKRDIPIPNEPVFEKGRPSVIPYTPSEKNSDRPSKVEPALSNTELETPVVDYDKFVPVIPKYTIKVPPKKKKKVRNKDGDRNEKIEKIKKICPPCPPHGCQCEICHFMDSQKEPEAPFMRNMRRAEQKRKLRAYYRQMCHREYIQNRCREEYRAPRHKCDPICCENFLCRNPRLAEHCDCLGAVQDLEKVISSDKENKDCSKLLHRIENLRRHVCQRMCDCILG, from the coding sequence ATGAGGAGGAGAACGTTGCGTTGGCGCAGCTCCGCTTGCCGGGATGATGGTTCACCACCAAGGAGAGGAAAGTGCCAGGATTACCGCTTCCACCGGACTGAGACTTATCCCTCGATCCGACCGATGGAGCCACGATGCGTCCCCCACCAGGATGAGGCCATCACCCGGTTGGGCAACGCTCTCGAGGCTGATGGCTGTGGGCGACCCTTCGACATGGTCAAGGACGACGTTTTACTTGCTTGGAGACATAGTCCCCACAAGGACACGTTGGGCTTCTATGGCGTAGGGTCACCCACCCATCAGCCCGAATCGGTGGTGTTCAACCGGGTGCTGGCGGACTGCCTGGTCAAGGTCAGCAGTGTTGGCTCTCGGCAAGGTCGCCCCAAAAAGACTATATCAACACCCCCCAGGATTTCACCTACAGGCACTTACACTTCCCCTCAGCTTTGCAAACCCTTCATTCTCAATCGCCAGGCTCTGCAGTCAGAGCTTCAGTTGATGCCCTATGTTAAACAGCAGCTGGAACCCGGAAAAGCCTTTGAGACAATATATTGCCCTGATCCTCCAGACCCCAGCGATCCTTTTGGAGTTAAACACCAGTTGCAAACAGGGATAAGCCGGAGCAGGGACTTCAAACCCAAAAAGGTCCCAAATGGTCTGCGTCGTCGGCCCTGGTACTGCCCCATGGACTGTGGCGAAGCTCGAAATGGTTGCACTCAGTACGAGTGGGCCAGGTACAAACTAGATCCTCGTCCTCATAACAAAGAATTCCAGGATTGGCTCCAGGAGCAAAGGGAGAAAAAGAGTATGGAGCCCAGGGACTACGATCAATTGTACGAGAGATTTCTCAAGTGCTTCGAGCAGAAACCTTCTCCTGATCCGCTTTGCAAGATCTACGAGGATTGCTGCAAGCACAAGAAATCCCGTAAAGAGGATAATCAAGGAGGTGGCGATGGCCACGGAGGTAATGGAGTTGGTCAGCAGCCTGAAAGACCCGGAGAATCTCCACCAGATCAAGGTATACCGAATGATGGAGACAAACCCGGAAccggaaaagaaaaaaaagataatGAAAAAGGTAATAATGAGGGAGCCGATGGAACCGGTGATTACAAGGATGAAGGAGATGGCAACGATAAAAACAAGGTCGTTGAGAAGgataaacataaaaatatatttataaataaagacGAGGACAAAGATAATATCAAAGAAAGAGTGGCggagaagaaaaaaaataaagttataAGGAAGGATAAAGATGAAGATATTAGTAAAGATCAAGCTGATGATGAATTTAAAAACATACATAAacataaaaatgaaaataaaaataaaaataggcacaaaaataaaattaagaataaaaatgAAGAGAAAGTTAATGAAGACGAAAACTTTAAAATCGAAAAGAGGAAGCCAGAGTCGGATGTAATTAAAAAGGAAATACCAAAAAGGGACATCCCAATACCAAATGAACCCGTGTTCGAAAAGGGAAGACCTAGTGTAATTCCGTATACTCCATCGGAGAAAAATAGCGATAGACCTAGTAAAGTAGAACCTGCATTGAGTAATACAGAACTGGAAACTCCAGTAGTAGACTATGACAAGTTCGTGCCGGTGATCCCGAAATATACGATCAAGGtaccccccaaaaaaaagaaaaaggtTAGGAATAAAGACGGAGACAGGAATGAGAAGATCGAGAAGATTAAGAAGATCTGCCCGCCCTGTCCACCGCATGGTTGCCAGTGCGAGATCTGCCATTTCATGGATAGCCAGAAGGAACCGGAGGCTCCCTTTATGAGGAATATGAGGCGGGCGGAGCAAAAGCGCAAGCTACGAGCCTACTATCGCCAAATGTGCCACCGGGAATATATCCAGAATAGATGTCGGGAGGAGTACCGGGCACCCAGGCACAAATGCGATCCCATCTGCTGTGAGAACTTCCTGTGCCGCAATCCCCGACTGGCCGAGCACTGCGATTGCCTTGGGGCAGTGCAGGATCTGGAGAAGGTCATCTCCAGCGACAAGGAGAACAAGGATTGCAGCAAACTGCTCCATCGGATAGAGAATCTTCGGAGACACGTCTGCCAGCGCATGTGCGATTGCATCCTGGGGTAA